A stretch of the Stigmatella aurantiaca genome encodes the following:
- a CDS encoding class I SAM-dependent methyltransferase, which produces MDIQPGDRVLEIGCGAGIAAGLVAEKLQTGSLTAIDRSAPMVQKASARNRSSIEDGRAVFLAVPIEKMQSGAKPYDKAFAFNVSLFWGEPSRALRTLSALLKPDGRLYVFHQPPSEAKTRPIAEATRRLLEAQGYAVQETRYQPMKPATVSCVLARPAR; this is translated from the coding sequence CGGGTGACCGTGTCCTGGAGATTGGCTGTGGCGCGGGCATCGCGGCGGGGTTGGTGGCGGAGAAGCTCCAGACGGGGAGCCTCACGGCCATCGATCGCTCCGCGCCGATGGTGCAGAAGGCCTCGGCTCGCAATCGCTCCTCGATTGAAGATGGCCGGGCTGTCTTCTTGGCGGTCCCCATCGAGAAGATGCAGTCAGGCGCCAAGCCGTACGACAAGGCGTTTGCCTTCAACGTCAGCCTCTTCTGGGGAGAGCCCTCCCGTGCCTTGCGTACCCTTTCGGCCTTGCTCAAGCCGGACGGCCGTTTGTATGTGTTTCACCAGCCCCCCTCCGAGGCCAAAACCCGGCCCATCGCGGAGGCGACCCGCAGGCTCCTGGAAGCGCAGGGCTATGCGGTCCAAGAGACGCGCTATCAGCCCATGAAGCCTGCAACGGTGTCCTGCGTCTTGGCGCGTCCAGCCCGCTGA